The Desertibacillus haloalkaliphilus DNA window ATCGTATAATGATGAACGTTGGAGGAATACGATGGCACAGCATACGCCGATGATACAGCAATATTTACAGATTAAGGCACAGTATAAGGATGCCTTTTTATTTTTTCGATTAGGCGACTTTTATGAGTTGTTCTTTGAGGATGCAAAAAAGGCATCGCAGGAATTGGAAATTACATTAACTGGGCGCGGTACGGGTGATGATAAGATCCCGATGTGTGGGGTACCTCATCATTCGGCTGATGATTATATTTCTCAATTGATTGAAAAAGGATATAAAATTGCGATTTGTGAGCAGGTTGAGGATCCAAGACAGGCAAAAGGTGTAGTAAAAAGGGAAGTTGTTCAGTTGATCACCCCTGGTACGGTCATGGAAGGGAAAACGATCCATGAAAAAGAAAACAATTATCTCATAGCAATAACTGATTTTGAGGACGGCAGTTTTGGGTTAGCGCGTACGGATTTAACGACAGGAGAGAATCTAGTAACGTTGATTACTGGTGATTTTGATGAAGTACTCCAAGAGCTTGGAACAATCAAAGCGAAAGAATTGATTGTATCAACTTCATTTGCTGAAGAATACACAAAGCGGGTAAACGACGTTCTGACGTTAACGTTGTCCTATGAAGACGAGGAAACGGTACTCCCATCGTTTGAACCATTAGTTAAACATCTTGAGCAAAAGAAGTTAATCTCAACCTTTGCGAGATTAACTCATTATTTGGCGCGCACTCAAAAGCGTACGCTTGATCACTTGCAGCCTGTCCAATATTATACAACAAATGATCATATGAAAATTGATCTTCATTCGATGAGAAACCTTGAATTAGTTGAGACTTTACGTGAAAAACGAAAAAAAGGGTCTTTGCTATGGTTGTTAGACGAAACGGTCACAGCCATGGGAGGACGAATGTTAAAGCGGTGGGTCGAGCGTCCACTCGTTTCTACACATACGATTACAAGCCGGTTAAGTATGGTTGAGTCTTTGCTAAATCATTTCTTTGAGCGGGAAGAACTTCGTGACCAATTAAAAGAGGTTTATGACTTAGAGCGATTAGCCGGAAAGGTTGCCTATGGGAATGTTAATGCCCGTGAATTACTTCAGCTCAAGAAGTCTCTCGAACAAGTACCGCTGATTATAGCTATGATCGAACAGTTAGGTAACCCTCATGGGTTAGAGCTTGTACGGAATGTGGATCGTTGCGAAGGGTTGCTAGAATTATTAGAGACAAGCCTACGAGAAAACCCTCCGCTATCAATTAAAGAAGGTGGAATGATCAAGGAAGGTTTCCACCTTGAATTGGACAAATACCGTGATGCTAGTGTGAACGGGAAAACATGGATTGCTCAACTCGAGCAACGAGAGCGTGAAGAAACAGGTATTAAGACGCTGAAAATTGGGTACAACAAAGTTTTTGGCTACTACATTGAGGTGACGAAGGCAAACATTCAATACTTACCAGAAGGTCGGTATGAACGAAAACAAACGTTGTCCAACGCAGAGCGTTATATTACACCGGAACTCAAAGAAAAAGAAACGTTAATTCTAGAGGCGGAAGAAAAAATTGAACAGCTAGAGTATGACTTGTTTTTAGAGATTCGTGAGCAGGTTAAGCAGTATATTTCACCGTTACAGCAACTAGCTAAATGTATGAGTGAAATCGATGTTCTTCAAGGGTTTGCAACGGTAAGTGAGCAACAGCATTATGTGAAGCCGACGTTTTCAGAAAACCGTGAAGTGAACGTCATCGATGGACGCCATCCGGTTGTTGAGAAAATGATTGATCATGGTGATTACGTTGCCAACGATGTTCGCTTGAGTCGTGATCGAGAGATTTTGTTAATTACAGGACCGAATATGGCCGGGAAGAGTACGTACATGCGTCAACTCGCTTTAATTGCAACCATGGCACAAGTTGGCTGTTACGTACCTGCAACAGAAGCGACGTTACCAATTTTTGATCAAGTGTTTACAAGAATCGGAGCAGCGGACGATTTAGCAAGTGGGCAGAGTACGTTTATGGTAGAAATGTTAGAAACGAAGCATGCGCTTGCGAAAGCGACACAAGATAGTCTGATCTTACTAGATGAAATAGGGCGCGGTACATCGACATATGATGGTATGGCTTTGGCGCAGTCGATTATCGAGTACATTCATGATGAAGTTGGGGCCAAAACGTTATTCTCTACGCATTACCATGAGCTAACGGCATTAGAAGCCGAATTGTTACGTCTACAAAATGTTCATGTCTCTGCCGTTGAAGAAAATGGGAAGGTTGTCTTCTTGCACAAAGTCATTGATGGACAAGCTGACCGCAGCTATGGCATTTATGTTGCTGAACTGGCAGACTTGCCACATCAAGTGATTACACGTGCGCAAGAAATTCTATCCCACTTAGAAACGCAGAATTCGAATATAGAAACGGTACCGGCACGTGAACCAAAGGTGGTGCAGGAAAAGCCAGTAGCGATAGCAACTGAGGCTGAACAGCCAGTTCAATTGCCGTTATTTGAAACCGAACAACCTGAGGAACAAAAGGGCGAACAAGCGCTGACCCCCGTTGAACAATCAGTCATTAAAAAGATGAAAAAGTTAGATGTATTAAACATGTCCCCTATTGAAGCGATTCAACAATTAAATGAGCTACAAAAGAAATTACGATAAACGAACGTTTGGAGAAGTGAGGTGATAAAACATGGGTAAGATCGTACAATTAGACGAACATTTATCGAATAAAATTGCAGCTGGAGAGGTTGTTGAACGACCAGCATCGATTGTAAAAGAGCTTGTTGAAAATGCAATTGATGCAAATAGTACTAGGGTTACAATTGAGGTAGAAGAAGGTGGACTCTCGAAAATTCGTGTGTTAGATAATGGTGATGGAATTGAGAACGGTGATTGCCATACCGCTTTTTTTCGTCATGCTACGAGTAAAATAAAAACCGATCACGATCTTTTTCGGATCGTGACACTAGGATTTCGTGGCGAAGCATTACCGAGTATTGCCTCGGTCTCTCATCTCGAAATGAAAACAAGTATTGGTGAAGGCCCAGGGACTCACCTCATCCTTGAAGGCGGTAAGGTTGTTGAGGAGAAATCAACGAGTAGCCGTAAGGGGACTGAGATTACGGTGACGAATCTTTTTTATAATACGCCAGCTCGATTAAAGTATATGAAAACCATTCATACTGAGCTAGGAAACATTACTGATATTGTTAACCGTTTAGCGATGGCGCATCCTGAGCTGTCATTTCATCTCACTCATAATGGGAAGGATATTTTGCGTACAAACGGGAATGGTGAATTATTACAAGTGATTGCCGCCATTTATGGACGTTCCGTCGCGAAGCAAATGCTTCCTGTTTCTTTTGAGTCGCTTGACTTTACGGTTAAAGGTTATATTGCAAAACCGGAAGTAACGAGAGCATCAAGACAATATATGTCAACATTTATGAATGGCCGCTTCGTGAAAAATTACCCACTGTCACGAGCCATTCATGAAGGTTATCACACATTATTACCGATTGGCCGTCATCCGATTGTTGTTTTAACAATTCAGATGGATCCGTTATTAATTGATGTGAACGTCCATCCTTCTAAATTAGAAGTTCGGTTAAGTAAAGAGCAGGAATTAATGGAACTTGTTTCATCAGGTATTAAGGACACGTTTCAAACGGTTCAATTGATACCTGAGGTTAAGCGGTCAGCACCTCAGCGTGTTCAATCAGAGCAAGTAAAATTAGATCTCTCAACCTTTGAGCAAGATCACCGTGAAAAGCGTGAACCTGAAACTGTACGTGAAGTTGCGTCTACATTTCCTAAAGAAGAGGTACGACCAAACCTCAATGAGCCTATCACCGAGGAACCAGTCAAAACAGCCCAGGCCATTGTAGAAGTTGAGGATGAGGGGGATGACGAAGAAGTCTTTACACCTGAGGAGTCTATTGCTGTTTCAGAGCCTACTTTCAATGAACAGATAACCTCAGTAGAGGCGGAAAACCGTGTTCCTGTCCTATACCCAATTGGTCAGATGCACGGGACATATATATTAGCTCAAAATGATGAAGGTCTTTACATTGTCGATCAGCATGCCGCTCAGGAGAGAATTAAATACGAATACTTTCGTGAAAAAGTTGCTGAACCGACACCAGAAGCCCAAGAATTGCTCGTTCCGATGACATTAGAATACACACAAGCTGAAACAGTGATTATTGAAGAGCATTTACAAAAACTTGCACAAGTAGGGGTGTTTCTCGAATCTTTTGGTTCACAAGCATACATTGTACGCTCGCATCCCACTTGGTTTCCAAAAGGTCTAGAAGCAGAGACATTAAAGGAAATCATTGACCAAGTCATCGAACGAAAGAAAATAGACATTAAAAAGCTTCGCGAAGAGGCTGCAATCTTAATGTCATGTAAGGCTGCGATTAAAGCAAATCGTCATTTGCGTCATGATGAAATATTTACGTTATTAGAATCTTTAAGAAAAAGCAGTGATCCGTTTACGTGCCCGCATGGACGGCCAATTATTGTGCATCTAACAACATATGAAATGGAAAAAATGTTTAAACGGATTATGTAGATCAATGCGAGGCTCTTGTTGATGAAACAGGGTCTCGCTTTTTTCTATTAGAAAAGAGCGAGACAGACCTATATAAAGGTTCAAATTGCACCTTTATATAGGTGCTTTGAATGAGCGAAAAGAAGGGCTGGACCGGCTAAGATAAGATTGTTCAACTATTGTTAACAAATCTTTCTATTGTTTGTAACATTCTTACATCTTTTGTTGGAGATTCTCTGGTAAAATAAGGGTGAGAAAGAGATAACTTTATTTATAGGGGGAATGATTGATGACGACTGTAGGGGGAATTATCGTAGCATTAAGTTTTACATTTATCATTATCTTCGGAGCGCTTGGGATGGCAGTAGGGCTCTATAAATATTCAAATAGTCAGTAACATTGGCTTATGTTGAGAACCAACTCATCCTATAACTGGGGTGTTGGTCTTTCTTTAACTAGTTATCACCATAAATATAATTGAAACATTAGTTATGTTATTTAATGGATAAAAGAAGACGAATTAATCCAATTTGATTAATTCATCTATCGTAGCCAAAGTATTATTCCTGCTCGTCTTCATCGTACCCATGTATAATTTGTTCTCTTTCTTCGACAGGTACATATGAATGTGGTGCTGCCAACAATAAGCCGATAAAGCATAATACGACGCCGATGGCCATGCCTGTAAACGGGAAGGTTAGTTTTTTCTTTTTTATTAGCGAGAAGAGCAGAAAAAATGCGTTTACGATGAAAATGATAACCCCAATGATAAAAACTTCTAAGTCCATATGTTTCCCCCTATTTATAATAAAGCGTTATTTTATGTTCAGTTACATTTATTTTATCATTATTTTCTGAGGTAAAACATATTCAAGTCTATGAAAATAGCGGGAACTTTTGAGAGGTTTGTGACAGTTTTATTTAAACAAGGCTCTGTTATCGTTGAATGTTGATATTGGGCTCATTTTATGGGAGGTATGAATGAAATCCTATGAGAAAATAAAATTTTCTCCATGATTTCATTCATACCTTCCAACCTTTCAGTACCTGAAAGGCGTGCGAAACTAAGGTTTCGCACGAAATGAGCCCAATATCAACGAGCGTCAATACTAAACTTTAACACAGCCTTAAACAAAGAAAGTGATTATAAAGTATTGAAAAAGTGGAAATGAATGGATGGAGTAGGCCTCTGATTGAAGCCAGTCTCATTTGCACTACACCGTAAAAGAGCATATAATCAAAGCGTGATAGCTACACGTGCGTTAGCTATCGGTGCAGAAGTGGGTGATTGCAAATGATTGTTACAACGCCGTCGCGAACAACTCAGCGTTTGGATAAAAAAGCACAGCGTATGGCTAGTGAATTGAATATCCCTTTTTATCCTCGTGATGATCAATCGATTGCGGTAATGCAAACCATCTATCATCAAGACGTTCTCGTTGTTGGTGAAGCAAAAATGATGATTTACCGTTTTGGTTCAGATGAGCCTATCTTTTTCCATCCGAATTCAGCGATGTTTCGTGTAAGGAGGTTTGTAAGAGGTGAAACTGATCCGTTACTGTTAACTTCCCAGCTAAAGGAAGGGATGTCGTTTTTGGATTGCACGTTAGGATTGGGAGCTGATGCGATCCTCGCAAGTGTTGCGGTTGGTCCTCGTGGCAGGGTTGTTGGTATTGAGGCAAACTCTTACGTTGGTTTTCTTGTCTCAGAGGGCCTAAAGCGTTGGGAAAGTGGACAAAAGGAAATGGATAAAGCAATGAAAGCAATCGAAATTGTGCAAGATGATCATCGGCATTACTTACATACGTTACCTGATGATAGCTTTGATATTGTCTACTTTGATCCGATGTTTGAAGAAACGGTTGATGTCTCGAATGGCATTAAACCATTGAAAGTATTTGCCTCGTATTCGCCATTGACTGATAATGTCATAGCTGAGGCAACTCGAGTTGCGCGTCATCGTATTGTCCTTAAGGATCATTGGAAAAGTAAAAGGTTTGAAGAGCTTGGCTTTACAGTGATTAAGCGTCCATCAGCTACGTTCCATTATGGATTCATTGATATTGAAAAAAAGGGAGAGAAACATGAAAGAAAAGTTAGTCGTGATCGTTGGGCCGACAGCGGTCGGCAAAACGAAAACTAGTATAGAGCTTGCGAAAGCGTTGCATGGAGAGGTCATTAGTGGTGATTCCATGCAAGTATACCGTGGTATGGATATCGGAACGGCAAAGATTAAACGAGAGGAAATGGAAGGCGTACCTCATCATTTAATAGATATTTGTGACCCAATTGAATCATTTTCCGTTGCATCTTTTCAAAGTCGTGTAAAGCCGCTCATTACATCGATTAATGAACGAGGTCATATTCCTTTTATTGTCGGTGGGACAGGTCTATACATAAAGGCAGTTACACATGATTATCAGTTTGCGAAAGCGCCTTCAGATCCTCGTTATCGAGAAGAATTAGAGGCTTTTGTTGAGGTGCATGGTGTTGAGGAATTACATAAGCAGTTAAAAGAGGTGGACCCACTAAGTTACGAAACGATTCATCCAAATAATTACCGACGAGTCATTCGAGCACTTGAGGTCTATCATCTCACAAAGCGGACCATTGGTGACTTTCAAGAAAAACAGCCTGATGAATCACCTTACGATTTAGTGATGATCGGCTTAACAATGGATCGTAAGGTATTATATGAGCGAATAAACTTGCGTGTTGACTTGATGATTAAACAAGGTTTGATCGAGGAAGCAGAGCGCTTATATGCCCAAGGTGTTCGTGATTGTCAATCCGTACAAGCGATTGGCTACAAAGAAATATATGAATACATAGAAGGAAAGGTTAGCAAACAAGAAGCGATTGAATTGTTAAAGCGTAATTCAAGGCGGTATGCGAAACGGCAGCTTACTTGGTTTCGAAATAAGGCCGACGTTACCTGGTTTGATCTGACCGATGGGGACACTTACGAAAAGATTGCAGAAATTAAAAATTTTGTAGAAGGAAAGCTGTTTTAAAACGCGAACTATAAAAATAGTGCGAAAATAGGGGGACTGTTAACATGAAACAATCAGTAAATATTCAAGACCAATTTTTAAATCAACTTCGTAAAGAAAATATTCCGGTAACTGTATTTTTATTAAATGGGTTCCAGCTGCGTGGTTTTGTGAAAGCGTTCGATAATTTTACAATTATTTTAGATACGGAAGGGAAGCAACAATTGGTTTATAAACATGCCATTTCAACATTCGCACCGCAACGTAATGTTCAAGTGAACCTAGATTCGGAGTAAAATTAACGACGACAGTGGCGCCTTCACACACTGTTTAAAGGCTGTCCCAAAGGGTGAACCACCTTTTGGGACAGTTTTTACTTTTTGGAAAGGTGTTGTTCTTTATCGATATAGTCAAAATATCGTTGTAGTGCAATAGGTGTTTTGAGTCCGAGTTGTTTTAATACAAATTCTGGGTCGACGTTTGCCTTTAGTGTCTCTAACGCATAAGTATGACGAAAGTGCTGTGCAGAAATTCCTTTTCGCAAACCAGCACGTTTAATCTCTTCACGAATCATTTTTTGAATTGCGATCTCCGTTAACGCCTTTGGCTGGTCAACTTCATACATCCATCGGTATGTATTTCGTTGGAAATCGAAGGCGACAAAGAATGGATCGTGACTGTGATAACGTGGCCTTACAGGCTCAGGGATCGTTACATAATAGGAATACAATAATTTTTTGTGACCTGCGGCAATTGCGATCATTCTTGATACACCTGTTGTCGATTCAATATAAAGTTCATTTCGTTCGAAGTAAATATCTTTCATTTTTAAATTTGCAGTCTCTTTTAAGGTTAACCCATAGTATAGAAAAAGATAGATGATGCTTTTATTTCGTGCGGTCAAATAGGTTCTCGCTTTTTGTTGATTTTCGCTTAACCCGTCGTCACTATCCATAATGCGAAGGAGTCGCTTTTGTTCAAGTTCCGAGATAAAGTCCTCACTCTTCATTTCTGTACCATTTAGTCCTGGTGTTATCACACATTCGACGGGATTGACCTTGCAAGAGCCCAAACGTTGATGATAACGATACAGTTGTTTTAGGACAGTTATGATACGTTTCATCGTACGACTTTTATAATGGCGCTTATACTGCAAAATCGCCAAAAACTGCTCAATTTCAACGGTTGTTAACGATTGCCACGTTATAAAATCTGTCGTATTCTTTTCAGCGTATAACCAACGAAAAAAATCTTGTAAATCATATGTGTAACGTTTTATGGTAGAAGGTTGCCTGCCTTTTTGTTGTAAGGATTCTAAGTATTCAAGAGCGAACTGGGGCAGTGTGTTTTCAAAAAGATCATCCATCGTCGCACCTCCTGTGTTTACGTTTGAAAGGTAAAACTTTTATGCTTTAGTGATGTCTAAGTGACTTGATTTAATCGCTATAAACGCCATCCATTGAAAGCATTTTACTCAGCACCTATACGAAAAGGATTATTACCTTTAAGTATAGCAAATCTATATAGGCATTTGTCACAAAAAACAAACAATTGCGTATAGTAGAGTAAGGGATAGTGAAATTAAGGGGTGATGATTGATGCAAAACCCGATAATTAGTTCGAGAGGACAAATAAATGTTGTGTTAAATCATCAAGAGAAATCAAGGAGATCTCGTCAACAACAACAATTTTTATCTTCAGAAGAACGTGAAAAGCATTACGTGCTAGAGCGCGTTGAAAAAGAATTAGAATCGCTTGTCGGACTAACGGATGTACGACGATTTCTTAAAGAAGTATACGCATGGCTTTATATTAATAAATGTCGAAAAGAGCAAGGGTTAAAAGTGACGAAACAATCTCTTCATATGATCTTTAAGGGGAATCCGGGTACGGGGAAAACAACTGTCGCCCGCCTTATTGCTAAGTTTTTTTATGAGATGAATGTGCTGTCAAAAGGTCATTTAATTGAAGTTGAGAGAGCCGATCTAGTAGGCGAATATATCGGTCATACAGCGCAAAAAACGCGTGATATGATTAAAAAGGCTCAAGGTGGCGTTTTGTTTATTGATGAAGCGTATTCACTTGCACGTGGAGGCGAAAAGGATTTTGGAAAAGAAGCGATTGATACGCTAGTGAAATCGATGGAGGATCAACAGCATGATTTTGTGTTGATCCTGGCTGGCTATTCTGCAGAGATGGACTATTTTCTTTCCCTAAACCCTGGTTTGCCATCAAGATTCCCTGTAAATATTGATTTTCCTGACTATACAACCGATGAATTAATGGAAATTGGCAGGCGATTGTTAGACGAGAGAGAGTACCGCTTGACAAAAGATGGAGAGTGGAAGGTCCGTGATTATTTAAAAAGAGTGAAAGCGGAACATAAGCGTGCATTTAGTAATGGCCGGTTTATTCGAAATTTAATCGAGCAAGCGATTCGAGCGCAAGCGGTTCGCCTTTTAGCTGAAGATCAATATAATCGTGATATGTTGACAACACTTTGTGCTGACGATTTTGATTTTGAAAATGGCCATGTTGAACCATGATTTGAGGGGGTTGTCCTGAAGGGAAGAAAGAACCTTTGAAGGCAACCCCATCTGTCGATATACTTATGAATTGTGAATGTAAGGGAATGATAGGTGTTGTATGAGGGAAGGATGACGTATACAATAAACGTGATGAAATTTGTAGAAAAGGTAGTGATGATTTCCATTGCATGAACAAGTCCGAACAAATGAAGAGCGTGTGCTTTTAGTTGGTTGCCATACCGACGAGCATACTGAGGAGCACTTTAGCTATTCGATGGAAGAGTTAAAGTCACTAACAATAACAGCTGAAGGAATCCCTGTAAGCGAGGTTGTCCAAAAACGGAAAAAAATTGATCCTGCCACGTATATCGGGAAGGGAAAAGTTGAAGAAATAGCTACAATCGTTTCTGAGAAGGAAATAGATGTGGTCATTTTCAATGATGAGTTAACAGCGAGTCAAGTACGTAACTTATCGAGTTTCTTAGAGGTAAGAATTATTGATCGTACCCAACTCATATTAGATATCTTTTCAAAACGTGCCTTCTCAAAAGAAGGGAAGCTCCAAGTGGAGTTAGCGCAATTGAACTACCTCTTACCCCGTTTAATGGGAAAAGGGACCGCGCTTTCTCGTTTAGGTGGGGGAATTGGTACGAGAGGTCCTGGGGAAACTAAACTTGAGACCGATCGACGTCATATTCGTAAACGTATGGATGAAATCCGAGCACAATTACAGTCAGTCGTTAAGCACCGGAAACGATACCGAGATCGAAGGAAGCGAAACAACATGCTTCAAATCGCCCTTGTCGGGTATACGAATGCGGGAAAATCAACGATATTGAATCGACTAACAAGAGCTGAAACCCTCGAAGAGAACCAATTATTTGCAACGCTTGACCCAACGACTAGGAAATTAAAGCTCCCGAATGGACTAACAACGCTACTAACCGATACCGTTGGATTTATTCAAGACTTACCAACAACACTCATTGCGGCGTTCAGTTCGACGCTTGAGGAAGTTCGCGAGGCGGATTTGATTTTACATGTCGTTGATGCTTCTAACGAAAATCATTTTGAACATGAAAGGACGGTCCTTGATTTATTAGAAGAACTAGAGGTCTCAAGTGTGCCGATTGTAACGGTTTATAATAAGAGGGACCAAATCAGTCAAGATTTTATACCGACAGTCGGTGACGATTCGATCTTACTATCTGCATATGATCAACAGGACTTACAGCGTTTAAGTGAACGTATTGAACAGGTTTTAAAGCAACAAATGATGTTTTATCGCGCGTTTATTCCTATAAGTGAAGGGCAATTACTTTCGCGCTGTAAGTCAGAAACGCTGTTACAGCAGCAAGTCTGGCATGAGGAGTTGGATGCTTA harbors:
- the miaA gene encoding tRNA (adenosine(37)-N6)-dimethylallyltransferase MiaA encodes the protein MKEKLVVIVGPTAVGKTKTSIELAKALHGEVISGDSMQVYRGMDIGTAKIKREEMEGVPHHLIDICDPIESFSVASFQSRVKPLITSINERGHIPFIVGGTGLYIKAVTHDYQFAKAPSDPRYREELEAFVEVHGVEELHKQLKEVDPLSYETIHPNNYRRVIRALEVYHLTKRTIGDFQEKQPDESPYDLVMIGLTMDRKVLYERINLRVDLMIKQGLIEEAERLYAQGVRDCQSVQAIGYKEIYEYIEGKVSKQEAIELLKRNSRRYAKRQLTWFRNKADVTWFDLTDGDTYEKIAEIKNFVEGKLF
- the hfq gene encoding RNA chaperone Hfq → MKQSVNIQDQFLNQLRKENIPVTVFLLNGFQLRGFVKAFDNFTIILDTEGKQQLVYKHAISTFAPQRNVQVNLDSE
- the mutS gene encoding DNA mismatch repair protein MutS, with the protein product MAQHTPMIQQYLQIKAQYKDAFLFFRLGDFYELFFEDAKKASQELEITLTGRGTGDDKIPMCGVPHHSADDYISQLIEKGYKIAICEQVEDPRQAKGVVKREVVQLITPGTVMEGKTIHEKENNYLIAITDFEDGSFGLARTDLTTGENLVTLITGDFDEVLQELGTIKAKELIVSTSFAEEYTKRVNDVLTLTLSYEDEETVLPSFEPLVKHLEQKKLISTFARLTHYLARTQKRTLDHLQPVQYYTTNDHMKIDLHSMRNLELVETLREKRKKGSLLWLLDETVTAMGGRMLKRWVERPLVSTHTITSRLSMVESLLNHFFEREELRDQLKEVYDLERLAGKVAYGNVNARELLQLKKSLEQVPLIIAMIEQLGNPHGLELVRNVDRCEGLLELLETSLRENPPLSIKEGGMIKEGFHLELDKYRDASVNGKTWIAQLEQREREETGIKTLKIGYNKVFGYYIEVTKANIQYLPEGRYERKQTLSNAERYITPELKEKETLILEAEEKIEQLEYDLFLEIREQVKQYISPLQQLAKCMSEIDVLQGFATVSEQQHYVKPTFSENREVNVIDGRHPVVEKMIDHGDYVANDVRLSRDREILLITGPNMAGKSTYMRQLALIATMAQVGCYVPATEATLPIFDQVFTRIGAADDLASGQSTFMVEMLETKHALAKATQDSLILLDEIGRGTSTYDGMALAQSIIEYIHDEVGAKTLFSTHYHELTALEAELLRLQNVHVSAVEENGKVVFLHKVIDGQADRSYGIYVAELADLPHQVITRAQEILSHLETQNSNIETVPAREPKVVQEKPVAIATEAEQPVQLPLFETEQPEEQKGEQALTPVEQSVIKKMKKLDVLNMSPIEAIQQLNELQKKLR
- a CDS encoding tyrosine-type recombinase/integrase — translated: MDDLFENTLPQFALEYLESLQQKGRQPSTIKRYTYDLQDFFRWLYAEKNTTDFITWQSLTTVEIEQFLAILQYKRHYKSRTMKRIITVLKQLYRYHQRLGSCKVNPVECVITPGLNGTEMKSEDFISELEQKRLLRIMDSDDGLSENQQKARTYLTARNKSIIYLFLYYGLTLKETANLKMKDIYFERNELYIESTTGVSRMIAIAAGHKKLLYSYYVTIPEPVRPRYHSHDPFFVAFDFQRNTYRWMYEVDQPKALTEIAIQKMIREEIKRAGLRKGISAQHFRHTYALETLKANVDPEFVLKQLGLKTPIALQRYFDYIDKEQHLSKK
- a CDS encoding class I SAM-dependent methyltransferase, translated to MIVTTPSRTTQRLDKKAQRMASELNIPFYPRDDQSIAVMQTIYHQDVLVVGEAKMMIYRFGSDEPIFFHPNSAMFRVRRFVRGETDPLLLTSQLKEGMSFLDCTLGLGADAILASVAVGPRGRVVGIEANSYVGFLVSEGLKRWESGQKEMDKAMKAIEIVQDDHRHYLHTLPDDSFDIVYFDPMFEETVDVSNGIKPLKVFASYSPLTDNVIAEATRVARHRIVLKDHWKSKRFEELGFTVIKRPSATFHYGFIDIEKKGEKHERKVSRDRWADSGRQNEN
- the spoVK gene encoding stage V sporulation protein K; this translates as MQNPIISSRGQINVVLNHQEKSRRSRQQQQFLSSEEREKHYVLERVEKELESLVGLTDVRRFLKEVYAWLYINKCRKEQGLKVTKQSLHMIFKGNPGTGKTTVARLIAKFFYEMNVLSKGHLIEVERADLVGEYIGHTAQKTRDMIKKAQGGVLFIDEAYSLARGGEKDFGKEAIDTLVKSMEDQQHDFVLILAGYSAEMDYFLSLNPGLPSRFPVNIDFPDYTTDELMEIGRRLLDEREYRLTKDGEWKVRDYLKRVKAEHKRAFSNGRFIRNLIEQAIRAQAVRLLAEDQYNRDMLTTLCADDFDFENGHVEP
- the hflX gene encoding GTPase HflX, whose amino-acid sequence is MHEQVRTNEERVLLVGCHTDEHTEEHFSYSMEELKSLTITAEGIPVSEVVQKRKKIDPATYIGKGKVEEIATIVSEKEIDVVIFNDELTASQVRNLSSFLEVRIIDRTQLILDIFSKRAFSKEGKLQVELAQLNYLLPRLMGKGTALSRLGGGIGTRGPGETKLETDRRHIRKRMDEIRAQLQSVVKHRKRYRDRRKRNNMLQIALVGYTNAGKSTILNRLTRAETLEENQLFATLDPTTRKLKLPNGLTTLLTDTVGFIQDLPTTLIAAFSSTLEEVREADLILHVVDASNENHFEHERTVLDLLEELEVSSVPIVTVYNKRDQISQDFIPTVGDDSILLSAYDQQDLQRLSERIEQVLKQQMMFYRAFIPISEGQLLSRCKSETLLQQQVWHEELDAYEYSGYVHPSLAIANELTNKPMSAIKKEK
- the mutL gene encoding DNA mismatch repair endonuclease MutL, translated to MGKIVQLDEHLSNKIAAGEVVERPASIVKELVENAIDANSTRVTIEVEEGGLSKIRVLDNGDGIENGDCHTAFFRHATSKIKTDHDLFRIVTLGFRGEALPSIASVSHLEMKTSIGEGPGTHLILEGGKVVEEKSTSSRKGTEITVTNLFYNTPARLKYMKTIHTELGNITDIVNRLAMAHPELSFHLTHNGKDILRTNGNGELLQVIAAIYGRSVAKQMLPVSFESLDFTVKGYIAKPEVTRASRQYMSTFMNGRFVKNYPLSRAIHEGYHTLLPIGRHPIVVLTIQMDPLLIDVNVHPSKLEVRLSKEQELMELVSSGIKDTFQTVQLIPEVKRSAPQRVQSEQVKLDLSTFEQDHREKREPETVREVASTFPKEEVRPNLNEPITEEPVKTAQAIVEVEDEGDDEEVFTPEESIAVSEPTFNEQITSVEAENRVPVLYPIGQMHGTYILAQNDEGLYIVDQHAAQERIKYEYFREKVAEPTPEAQELLVPMTLEYTQAETVIIEEHLQKLAQVGVFLESFGSQAYIVRSHPTWFPKGLEAETLKEIIDQVIERKKIDIKKLREEAAILMSCKAAIKANRHLRHDEIFTLLESLRKSSDPFTCPHGRPIIVHLTTYEMEKMFKRIM